A stretch of the Channa argus isolate prfri chromosome 9, Channa argus male v1.0, whole genome shotgun sequence genome encodes the following:
- the tmem41aa gene encoding transmembrane protein 41A-A — translation MRSVVGLIAVVAIATLYLYSLSLYLPAAPRRRPHPTAETEHVETAGSEQPPDSSEEHSRLKFPSDLEELRELAELLQFYKTEHTGYVLLLFCSAYLYKQSFAIPGSSFLNILAGAIFGPYQGLLLACVLTTVGSTMCYLLSQAFGKQYIMNLFPEKVSMLQRKIEENQDCLFFFLLFLRFFPMTPNWFLNMSAPIVNIPITFFFCSVFIGLLPYNFICVQTGVMLSDVSSLDDLFSWERLLQLLAIACMALLPGSLIRYFSQRRLKLNDQSQNGVITNKKVQ, via the exons ATGCGCTCAGTTGTTGGATTAATCGCTGTAGTTGCTATAGCCACTCTGTACCTGTATTCGCTGTCCCTGTACCTTCCTGCGGCGCCGCGACGACGTCCTCATCCCACCGCTGAGACCGAACATGTGGAGACAGCAGGGTCCGAGCAGCCCCCTGACAGCTCCGAAGAACACAGCAG atTGAAGTTCCCTTCAGACCTGGAGGAGCTGAGGGAACTGGCTGAGCTGCTGCAGTTTTACAAGACTGAGCACACTGGATATGTGCTGCTACTCTTCTGTAGTGCATATCTGTACAAGCAATCCTTTGCCATTCCTGGATCCTCATTCCTG AACATTCTTGCTGGAGCCATATTTGGACCATATCAAGGACTGCTGCTAGCCTGTGTGCTCACCACTGTGGGTTCCACCATGTGCTACCTCTTGTCCCAGGCCTTCGGAAAACAATACATTATGAACCTCTTTCCCGAGAAAGTCTCTATGCTGCAGAGGAAG ATTGAAGAAAACCAGGATTGTCTgttcttctttctgctcttcCTGAGATTCTTTCCCATGACTCCCAACTGGTTTCTGAACATGTCTGCTCCGATTGTAAACATCCCCAtcactttcttcttctgctcAGTCTTCATTG GTCTCCTGCCGTACAACTTCATCTGTGTTCAGACGGGTGTCATGCTGTCTGACGTGTCGTCGCTGGATGACTTGTTCTCTTGGGAGCGGCTGTTGCAGTTGCTGGCCATCGCCTGCATGGCTCTGCTGCCCGGTTCTCTCATCCGCTACTTCAGTCAAAGGCGTCTCAAACTGAATGACCAGTCACAGAATGGAGTCATCACTAATAAGAAAGTCCAGTGA
- the ehhadh gene encoding peroxisomal bifunctional enzyme isoform X1, producing MHSYSTLWRESVTKVLLSCQQERSYKVQSADEKGVRKLAVFIDTMAQYSRISGSVGLITLSNPPVNALSAAVRQGIVDTVEKALGDPQVKSVVICGQDGIFCGGADIKEFGKNMSGPPLIPMIHTIECATKPMVAAIEGSALGGGLELALGCHYRIAHSKARLGLPEVTLGLLPAAGGSQRLPRLIGVPAALDLITTGRHVTAAEALQLGIVDQVTDHATVDAAVKFALSVAGKPLDTRRISTYPCPHVSDVDALCENVMQKVRKSAHGAIAPIACVQAVRAAATLPYTQGMEREKELMATLYTSGQARALQYSFFAQRAVSKWRIPSGARWDTSTPRPLHKVAVIGLGTMGRGITVALAQAGLPVITVETHEKQLMEAKRAVSDMLNRGAKRRGVAPPLDKISYSCNLQDLADVDLVIEAVFEDMTLKKKVFRQLSAVCKPGTLLCTNTSGLDVDQLASQSRNPELVVGMHFFAPAHVMKLLEVVYGPQSSPQAVATAMQLGKKMGKVSVAVGNCRGFVGNRMLKLYTEQASFLLEEGATPDLVDQAIEEFGFPMGVFKVSDLSGLDVGWRIRKEEKLAGLSVASGQSTRIREGRRYSPLADLLCEQGRFGQKTGRGWYQYDKPGGRVARSDPWLHHFLEEYRAQHGLVARHIDHQEVLERCLYAMINEGFRILEDGIAAGPEDIDVIYVFGYGWPRHRGGPMFYSGMVGLEKVLERLEHYYQAHPDVPHLQPCRLLRRLVARGSPPVHKWREVIKNLHSQL from the exons ATGCACAGCTACAGTACGTTATGGAGAGAAAGTGTGACAAAGGTGCTGTTATCCTGCCAGCAGGAGCGTAGTTACAAAGTTCAGTCTGCAGACGAGAAAGGAGTGCGAAAACTTGCAGTGTTCATCGACACCATGGCTCAATATAGTCGCATTTCGGGGTCCGTGGGATTGATTACTCTCAGTAATCCGCCTGTTAATGCCCTCAG TGCAGCAGTGAGGCAGGGAATTGTTGACACTGTGGAGAAGGCACTGGGGGACCCACAGGTGAAATCAGTGGTTATCTGTGGCCAGGATGGAATATTCTGTGGGG GAGCAGACATCAAGGAGTTTGGGAAAAACATGTCTGGGCCTCCACTGATACCGATGATCCACACCATTGAGTGTGCAACCAAACCAATGGTGGCAGCTATAGAAGGGAGCGCTTTAGGCGGAGGTCTTGAGTTGGCACTTGGCTGTCATTATCGAATCGCACACTCCAAA GCCAGACTGGGGCTTCCAGAGGTTACGCTGGGTCTGCTGCCAGCTGCAGGGGGATCCCAGCGTCTGCCAAGACTTATTGGGGTCCCAGCTGCCTTAGACCTCATCACCACAG GCCGCCATGTGACTGCTGCTGAAGCACTGCAACTTGGAATAGTGGATCAGGTTACTGATCACGCAACTGTGGATGCAGCTGTGAAGTTTGCCCTAAGTGTGGCTG GAAAACCACTGGATACCCGTCGTATAAGCACCTATCCGTGTCCGCACGTGTCTGATGTGGATGCTCTGTGTGAGAACGTGATGCAGAAGGTGAGAAAAAGTGCCCACGGCGCCATAGCACCAATTGCGTGTGTCCAGGCAGTGAGGGCAGCTGCCACTCTGCCCTACACTCAAGGAATGGAGCGGGAGAAAGAGCTGATGGCCACTCTCTACACTTCAGGCCAAGCTCGCGCTCTGCAGTACAGTTTCTTTGCTCAGAGAGCCGTCAGCAAGTGGAGGATACCCAGTGGAGCCCGCTGGGACACAAGCACGCCCAGGCCTCTACATAAAGTAGCTGTCATTG GTCTTGGTACCATGGGGAGAGGCATAACAGTGGCCCTGGCACAGGCGGGGTTGCCTGTGATTACTGTGGAGACCCACGAGAAACAGTTGATGGAGGCGAAGAGAGCAGTGTCAGACATGTTGAATCGAGGAGCTAAGAGACGTGGGGTGGCTCCCCCACTTGATAAGATCAGTTACAGCTGTAACCTCCAGGATTTAGCAGATGTTGACCTAGTCATTGAAGCAGTGTTTGAAGACATGACTCTAAAGAAGAAGGTCTTCCGGCAGCTGTCGGCTGTGTGTAAACCAGGCACTCTCTTGTGCACCAACACCTCAGGACTAGATGTAGACCAACTGGCATCTCAAAGCCGCAACCCAGAGCTGGTTGTCGGGATGCACTTCTTTGCCCCAGCCCATGTCATGAAGCTGTTGGAGGTTGTGTATGGACCACAGTCCTCTCCTCAAGCCGTGGCCACAGCCATGCAACTGGGAAAGAAAATGGGGAAAGTCAGTGTGGCTGTTGGAAACTGCCGGGGCTTTGTGGGAAACCGCATGCTGAAGTTGTACACTGAGCAAGCTTCTTTCCTGTTGGAAGAGGGAGCCACGCCTGACTTAGTAGATCAAGCAATTGAGGAATTTGGGTTTCCCATGGGTGTGTTCAAAGTGTCTGACCTCTCTGGGCTTGACGTGGGCTGGAGGATcaggaaagaagaaaagctAGCAGGGCTTAGTGTGGCCTCAGGACAGTCAACTAGAATCCGAGAAGGCCGCAGGTACAGCCCCCTGGCAGACTTGCTCTGTGAGCAAGGACGGTTTGGTCAGAAAACAGGCCGGGGATGGTACCAGTATGACAAACCTGGCGGTCGGGTGGCCCGCTCAGATCCTTGGCTTCACCACTTTCTGGAAGAGTACAGAGCTCAGCATGGCCTGGTGGCACGCCACATAGATCACCAGGAGGTCTTAGAACGCTGCCTCTATGCAATGATCAATGAGGGCTTCCGCATCCTGGAGGATGGCATAGCTGCAGGTCCTGAAGACATAGACGTCATCTATGTGTTTGGCTACGGCTGGCCGAGGCACCGCGGAGGCCCCATGTTCTACTCAGGCATGGTGGGGCTGGAGAAGGTCCTGGAGAGGCTGGAGCACTACTACCAGGCCCATCCTGATGTGCCCCACCTGCAGCCCTGCCGCCTGCTTAGAAGGCTGGTGGCCAGAGGGAGCCCACCGGTTCACAAGTGGAGGGAAGTCATCAAGAATCTCCACAGCCAGCTTTGA
- the ehhadh gene encoding peroxisomal bifunctional enzyme isoform X2, which translates to MPSGADIKEFGKNMSGPPLIPMIHTIECATKPMVAAIEGSALGGGLELALGCHYRIAHSKARLGLPEVTLGLLPAAGGSQRLPRLIGVPAALDLITTGRHVTAAEALQLGIVDQVTDHATVDAAVKFALSVAGKPLDTRRISTYPCPHVSDVDALCENVMQKVRKSAHGAIAPIACVQAVRAAATLPYTQGMEREKELMATLYTSGQARALQYSFFAQRAVSKWRIPSGARWDTSTPRPLHKVAVIGLGTMGRGITVALAQAGLPVITVETHEKQLMEAKRAVSDMLNRGAKRRGVAPPLDKISYSCNLQDLADVDLVIEAVFEDMTLKKKVFRQLSAVCKPGTLLCTNTSGLDVDQLASQSRNPELVVGMHFFAPAHVMKLLEVVYGPQSSPQAVATAMQLGKKMGKVSVAVGNCRGFVGNRMLKLYTEQASFLLEEGATPDLVDQAIEEFGFPMGVFKVSDLSGLDVGWRIRKEEKLAGLSVASGQSTRIREGRRYSPLADLLCEQGRFGQKTGRGWYQYDKPGGRVARSDPWLHHFLEEYRAQHGLVARHIDHQEVLERCLYAMINEGFRILEDGIAAGPEDIDVIYVFGYGWPRHRGGPMFYSGMVGLEKVLERLEHYYQAHPDVPHLQPCRLLRRLVARGSPPVHKWREVIKNLHSQL; encoded by the exons ATGCCCTCAG GAGCAGACATCAAGGAGTTTGGGAAAAACATGTCTGGGCCTCCACTGATACCGATGATCCACACCATTGAGTGTGCAACCAAACCAATGGTGGCAGCTATAGAAGGGAGCGCTTTAGGCGGAGGTCTTGAGTTGGCACTTGGCTGTCATTATCGAATCGCACACTCCAAA GCCAGACTGGGGCTTCCAGAGGTTACGCTGGGTCTGCTGCCAGCTGCAGGGGGATCCCAGCGTCTGCCAAGACTTATTGGGGTCCCAGCTGCCTTAGACCTCATCACCACAG GCCGCCATGTGACTGCTGCTGAAGCACTGCAACTTGGAATAGTGGATCAGGTTACTGATCACGCAACTGTGGATGCAGCTGTGAAGTTTGCCCTAAGTGTGGCTG GAAAACCACTGGATACCCGTCGTATAAGCACCTATCCGTGTCCGCACGTGTCTGATGTGGATGCTCTGTGTGAGAACGTGATGCAGAAGGTGAGAAAAAGTGCCCACGGCGCCATAGCACCAATTGCGTGTGTCCAGGCAGTGAGGGCAGCTGCCACTCTGCCCTACACTCAAGGAATGGAGCGGGAGAAAGAGCTGATGGCCACTCTCTACACTTCAGGCCAAGCTCGCGCTCTGCAGTACAGTTTCTTTGCTCAGAGAGCCGTCAGCAAGTGGAGGATACCCAGTGGAGCCCGCTGGGACACAAGCACGCCCAGGCCTCTACATAAAGTAGCTGTCATTG GTCTTGGTACCATGGGGAGAGGCATAACAGTGGCCCTGGCACAGGCGGGGTTGCCTGTGATTACTGTGGAGACCCACGAGAAACAGTTGATGGAGGCGAAGAGAGCAGTGTCAGACATGTTGAATCGAGGAGCTAAGAGACGTGGGGTGGCTCCCCCACTTGATAAGATCAGTTACAGCTGTAACCTCCAGGATTTAGCAGATGTTGACCTAGTCATTGAAGCAGTGTTTGAAGACATGACTCTAAAGAAGAAGGTCTTCCGGCAGCTGTCGGCTGTGTGTAAACCAGGCACTCTCTTGTGCACCAACACCTCAGGACTAGATGTAGACCAACTGGCATCTCAAAGCCGCAACCCAGAGCTGGTTGTCGGGATGCACTTCTTTGCCCCAGCCCATGTCATGAAGCTGTTGGAGGTTGTGTATGGACCACAGTCCTCTCCTCAAGCCGTGGCCACAGCCATGCAACTGGGAAAGAAAATGGGGAAAGTCAGTGTGGCTGTTGGAAACTGCCGGGGCTTTGTGGGAAACCGCATGCTGAAGTTGTACACTGAGCAAGCTTCTTTCCTGTTGGAAGAGGGAGCCACGCCTGACTTAGTAGATCAAGCAATTGAGGAATTTGGGTTTCCCATGGGTGTGTTCAAAGTGTCTGACCTCTCTGGGCTTGACGTGGGCTGGAGGATcaggaaagaagaaaagctAGCAGGGCTTAGTGTGGCCTCAGGACAGTCAACTAGAATCCGAGAAGGCCGCAGGTACAGCCCCCTGGCAGACTTGCTCTGTGAGCAAGGACGGTTTGGTCAGAAAACAGGCCGGGGATGGTACCAGTATGACAAACCTGGCGGTCGGGTGGCCCGCTCAGATCCTTGGCTTCACCACTTTCTGGAAGAGTACAGAGCTCAGCATGGCCTGGTGGCACGCCACATAGATCACCAGGAGGTCTTAGAACGCTGCCTCTATGCAATGATCAATGAGGGCTTCCGCATCCTGGAGGATGGCATAGCTGCAGGTCCTGAAGACATAGACGTCATCTATGTGTTTGGCTACGGCTGGCCGAGGCACCGCGGAGGCCCCATGTTCTACTCAGGCATGGTGGGGCTGGAGAAGGTCCTGGAGAGGCTGGAGCACTACTACCAGGCCCATCCTGATGTGCCCCACCTGCAGCCCTGCCGCCTGCTTAGAAGGCTGGTGGCCAGAGGGAGCCCACCGGTTCACAAGTGGAGGGAAGTCATCAAGAATCTCCACAGCCAGCTTTGA